The following DNA comes from Cytophagales bacterium.
GGCTTTTTGTCCATCTGATCGAAATACGCCAGCTTCAGGATGGTCGCAGAAGGCAAGTTTTTCTGTTTGAGCATTTTCACTGAGAAGGGTTTCCCATTCGAAGCTCCGGCATCATCGGCCCATTTTTCATCCAAACTGAACTGCCGGACTTCCTCCATCCCGATGATCTCTTTGTAGAATCGCTCAGAAGCTTCCAGGTCACTGACCACCAAACCAATGGAAAGGACTCCAAGCTCCGCGTCAGTCTGGGCCTGGGACATATGAACACAAAACAAAAACGCGCAAAAAAGAAGGGTTAGCTTTTTCATGTCATCAATTTATGATCAATCCATGTTTCAGATAAATGACTAAACGGTGTTTAAGAGGGGGTATTTAGTTCAGTTGCATTGGCAGATCATGACCATATTCCTCATCCGCAACGATGGTTACTGGCAATTTCAAAGCAGTATTATCCACGTTTTCCCAGACCTTTGACAACCAGTCACCAATTACATCTGATAAGACATCATTCACTTCGAATTCGACATCAAATGGATCCATTAGGGGCACTTCTGGTACTAGTCCTCCTGATGTATGACGCACTGAAATCAGATCAGCATAATCACTGATCGCTTTATTGAGCACAAAAGAATCCGGCCCCTCTAATACGACACGCAGACTGAATGTCCCTTCCCCATCCTGATCTGGAAATATCATCAACTCGATCCCTCGTGTCTTTTCGGGTAAACGTTGAATGGCTAGTTTCAATTGATCTATAACTTGCTGTTCTAACCCTATCAACACTTCTAACAGCGCTTTTCGATATTCTTCTTCGTTCACAATTGTTCTGATTATGGACCTATTTATCAATATAAAACTAATGCAAATACCTTCTCTTATGGAGCACCGTTCGATTGAACAGAGATTATTGACTAAATTGATACAAACAGAGCCCCTTCTATCATGCTGGATGCCAAAGAATTACTCACCGAATTAAGGTCTGAACTTGAAGAAGCAGAACAAAAACGACAACATCATTACAAACGCGTCCGGCCTTTCAGGATTATTTTCAATCTGACAGGTATCGCACTCCTTGGTGCAATTGCCTACGCCATCTATGACAGTGAAAATGGGGGTGAAATTTTAGGCATAGGATGGGCTCCTTTTATGATCATGCTCGTGGTTTATGGAATTAAATACGACTTTGAAAAAGGCAAATTCAAGTATCACTTCCAACAGCGTGTGGTCTCAAAGATCATCCCCAAACTCGGACCCAGTTTTTCTTACCAGTCCAGAGGTGGATTTGGGGGAAACCGGCTAATCGAGAGTCGGTTTTTCGATACATTCAAGACCTACCTTTCTGAAGATTTTGTGCATGGAAAAGTAAATAACCGGACCATCAGCTTCGCGGAAACCAAACTTGAATACCGTGGCAGCGGATCAGATGATAAAACCCGAACCATCTTCAACGGGATCTATGCCGAAATAAAACTCAGCTCCCGATTTGCTTCTTCCTGCTGGCTGATGCCTAAAAAGAAGAAGCTGAGTAAGAACAAAGGAGTGACACGGGTGACATTTGGTGAAAAAGAAGCTCGGTTACTGAATAAATACCGACTCTATGCCGAGGAAGAAACATTTGCCAAACAACTTTTCACTGCAGATGTCCTGGGTAAGCTGATGACAATCAATCAGGACCTTCGCTCAAAAAAGGTCACTTCAGCCGACATGCGTTTTGCCTTCATGGGAGATACCATCCGACTGGCTTTCAACCTGCGACATAAATTCATGGAACCTGATCTGTTGAAACCGGTCAATACGGAAGCTTATTTACAAAAAGAATTGGCTTTATTAAAGGAATTAGCTCGGCTGGCTGAGTTGGTCTGACATAGATACTTGCTAGTCCGATCTCATGGATGCTTTGATTCCCCTGTTTAATAAAACATCCTATGATGCTGAATCCCCGGCAATCAACTCCCTGCAAACGGTGTTCCGAAAATTCCAACAGCGAGCTCGGCCCAAATCAGCAGGAACAGAACGATACCCAGGGTGACCAATGCAACTCGAACAATCTTTCTTTTAGCTATTCTCATGATCCATTCGCCGATCAAACCAGCAGTTAATAATAAACAAGCCGCTACTACAAAATCCATGAGTGTCCAATTCACTTCGTTCGTCAATTGCATAGCAATAAGGGGCACCAATAGCAAAACACCAGAAATTAAAAAAATGGCAATTTGTCGATGATTAAGTGCTGTCATATCAAGCAATTTAAAAGTACTTTGCATCTCAAAGTTAGTGAAAGAAAACCAGGATTAAAAATATTCCCATCGTGTGGTTGACGTTCTGTCGCTATATTTCATGCAGATTGATCAACCCAATTGATTGCTATGCGCTCATTCGTTCAGGGATACGTGTTAGATCACGCCCTTTTCATCCTGATAGATTATGCCTTCATTGCTTTTGTGCTATGGTGGCTCGCCAAACTTCGGCTTCGTTCCAAAGCGGAGGATATCAGAGATGAATTGATCTCCTTTAAATGGGATTCATCCACTTTCATAGCTCACTTTATTGTTCCAGGAATTGTGATGGCCCTAAGCCTTACCTTCTTCGGTGCAGATTTTGGCTGGCTGATCGATCTGTTTTGCTGGATTGGAGCGATTTTCAGCGCCATCCTGTGGTTCTCCTTTTTCCTACAGAATGAGGTTTTTTTCATGAAACATGAATTCGTCCTGGTACCACCCTTCCGAAAACGCAGAGACTATTATTACGAAAGCATTCAACATATAGATGTGGTGAAAAATAATCAGCTGGACAAAGCCTCAGGCAAAGTAAAAGCCGATTATTCCATTAAGATTCAGGTAGACGAAGAAGAAGAAAGTCTCTCTGGCGAACATGAAAAAATCAAAAGTCTATTGGTCCTCCTCAAGGAACATGTCGATCATAAAAAGTTCAGTATCGTGGAAGAAGGTGATCTCGAACAGGTTAACGAAGAATAAACTGCCGGTTCTGATTCGATCATTGGGCCACTAAAAACAGCATGTAATACAATGCAGCTTTTTTGCGCCACTTGCGTATGATTGGAGGTAATGAATCCAAGCATCACTCTTGCTGTACTTCCCTTTCAGCTTCGTCAGGAACACCGAAGTATGATCACACAAAACTTTGAAGAGGACCTGGTCTATCACTTGTCAAAGTTTCAGGGGTTGTCTATTCTTTCCTTTTTTTCCACAAGCCAGTGGTCCATTCATGATGAATCGAATTTCCTCAAATACCGGGTCAGTCATATCATTACAGGATCATTCCGTCTGATAAAAGACCAGATGATCATCAATGTTCAATTGATTGAGTTCCCACAAAACCGAGTGATCTATGATCAAAGGATTGGCTATGACGAAACAGAAGTCTTTGAACTCCTGGATCAATCGGTGCTTCAGGTAACCAACTTACTACAAGACCAACTTCGGCAATCCATCCTTTCCAAATCCTATCATAAACCGGAAGTGGATCTGGCCGCTTATGAATTGTTCATCATGGGAAACGCTGCCCTCAAAAAAGGCTCCCCTGAAGAAGATTTGAAGGCCCGCTCGATGTTCGAGGCAGCGTTGAAAAAACAACCGGATTATGCTCGTGCCTATGCAGGAATATCTTCCAGTTATTTCAACCAGTGGAGTTGCCAGCTATGGGACCGTTGGGAAATCAGTCAAAGTGGCGCCAAGAAATATGCTTTGAAGGCCATCGATCTGGATGAGAATGATTATCTCTCATTGTGCATTCTTGGACGGGTATTGTTGTTTGAGAGGGACTTTACCCAAGCGGAATTTTACTTGCGCAAATCCATGGAGATGAATAACAATGACTCAGCAACATTGTTGGAAATTGCCTTCTCATTCATGTTTTTAGGACACGTGGAAGAGGCATGGCAACTCTACCTACGGGCTTGTCAACTCAATCCAATGAAGGAGGACAAATACCTCTCCGTTGGTGCGACTATGGCATTTGAAAAAGGAGATTTCACCCGGACACTTGAACTTGGCAAGCAACTCGAAATTTCCAATACGTATATTGATTTTCCTGTTTATATGTCCGCAGCGGCCTATTACCTGGGAAACAAATCAGAGGCGATCCGATATTGGGATTTTTTTCTAGAGAAATTTAAACAGCACATCTATTACCATGATAAGGACAAGCAGGAGGATCCACTTTCATGGCACATTAAAATCAATCCGTATGCGGGCACGACACAGCTAAGCCGTTTTCACGAATTCATTGGCCAGCAAAGTAGTATTCCAAAGACCAAACCCAATATCAAACAAACTCATAGAAATGCTGGTCGAATGAGCATCTCAGGCAACCAGATCACTTTGTTCTTCGCTGAAGATGTTTGTGTACTCAACAAATCGAAAGGACTTATGGATATTGCCGCCCTGTTGGAAAATCCTGGATCACAGATGCATTGCATGGAATTGATGCAGGCGAAAATCGATCATTCATCGGAGATATCTGTTATTGATGATCAGTCGAAAAAAGCCTATCATCAGCGCCTTCAAGATCTCCAGTTAGCCATATCAGAAGCGGACCGACTCAACGATACGGAACAACTCCAGCATTTACACGAAGAATATGATCAGCTAGTAACCCATCTCTCCCATGCACTGGGCTTGAAAGGAAAAAGTCGAAAAGCAGGCTCAACTCCTGAGAAGGCTCGCGCAGCAGTAACGTTACGAATTAGGGACAGCATCAAAAAAATAGGACACCAACACCAACTCCTTGGATCGCATTTAAATAACTCTATCAAGACCGGGTTACTCTGCACTTACCAGCCAGAATCCACAATATCATGGGAAATCACCTATGACTAAGTAAAACATACCAGCATCTTACAATGTAAGATCGTTCCTTACGCCTTACAGGTAAATCAAACATTTAACGAATACTATGCAAGATTTACCATCGCCTATGGATCTGCTGTTGGATCCTGTTTCACTGATTGTCTTATCAATCTACGCCGGCTTAATGATGTGGGAGGCGCTATGGCCAGCCCGAACACTTCCCAAGGTCAGAAACTGGCGACTAAAAGGAATGATTTCTTTCCTCCTTTTTTTCTTTCTGTCATCTTACCTCCCGCTATGGATAGATCCCTGGATGTCAGTACATCTACTTTTTGATCTATCCGGTGTGGGCATGTTAGGAGGAGCTGTAGTTGGCATTCTAGGCTACCAGCTCATCTTTTATGTTTATCATCGGTGTGTCCATCATTTTAATGGACTTTGGAGGGTATTGCACCAGATGCATCACAGTGCAGAACGCATCGATACTTTCGGCGCTTTCTATTTCAGCCCTGTGGAAATGATCTCTTTTACTTTCATCGGAAGTTTTGTATTTGCCTTCTTAATCGGATTGTCTCCTCAAGCCATTACAGTAGTCATTCTTGGATTGAACTTCTTCTCGATTTTTCAACATGCCAACATCAATACACCGGTATGGCTAGGGTATTTCATTCAACGTCCTGAAAGTCATTCGGTGCATCATGGAAGAGGATTACATAAGTTCAACTACTCGGATGTACCAATCTGGGACATTTTATTTGGCACCTTCTACAATCCCAGAACTTATGAAAATGAAAACGGATTTTTCGAAGGAAGCTCCACTCGCGTGAAAGACATGTTGCTTTTCAAAGACATCAATCGAACACAAGTATGAACCTACAGACACTAACAAATACAAGCCTTAGTACCAGATTCATTCAGCGACTGGAACAGGTGGAGGGTAGTTATTGGATGCAGTATTATCGTGGAAGCATCACTTACCCCGTGTATTCTTCGATCATTGCTGGTGGTATGGCATGTGCTATACCACATCTTGATATACTGTTCATGAATCGAGTGATTGGATTAGGATTGTCAACTCCAATCAATGAGACTAGTCTGGAACAAGTCATTCGCTTTTATGAAAAAGCCGGAAGTAAGCGTTTCTTTATACAGTTGCCTCCTCAAGTAATCACCGAAGAAATAATAGCGTTAATGTCACAATTCGGTTTTTCGCATCGCAATAACTGGACAAAACTATTCAGAACTGTGGCTCCGTTAGAACACGGTACGAATGGGCAATTATCCGTACGTCAGATTGAGGAGAGAGAATCGGATAATTATGGACAATTGATCTTTATGAGTTTTAACTGGGAAGATTCCCGATTAGCAACGTGGCTGGCCTCTACTGTTGGGAAAAGAGGATATCGCCACTACATCGTCAGTTGGGAAGGTAGAGATATTGCTGCCGGAGCACTATATGTCGATGGAGATATGGCTTCCATGGCCTTTGCGGGTACATTGAAAGCATTTCGGGGGCATGGAGCACAACAACTTCTACTCAAACGCCGGTTACAGGACGCCTATGACATGGGCGCCAAATTCATTACTGGAGAAACGGCTGAACACCTGGAAGAAAAGCCTGTTGTAAGCTACCTGAACATGAAAAAAAGCGGCTTTCAAACAGCCTATCAACGGCAAAACTGGTTATTAAAATTTTGATTCTTGTAGTATGAGAAAGTACTCATTGATGTTCTTAGTAGGGCTATTATGGAGTTGTAATGACGAGCCACTTCTGCCTGTTGATGATCCCCCTCAAGACGATGATCCAACGACCTATGTAAT
Coding sequences within:
- a CDS encoding VOC family protein — its product is MKKLTLLFCAFLFCVHMSQAQTDAELGVLSIGLVVSDLEASERFYKEIIGMEEVRQFSLDEKWADDAGASNGKPFSVKMLKQKNLPSATILKLAYFDQMDKKPDMSGVDVNAGVNYLTFSYGADDFEAVVKRIEAAGIEKMGWVSRDRYRLFFIKDPDGVFVELFGPPEK
- a CDS encoding DUF6389 family protein, encoding MNEEEYRKALLEVLIGLEQQVIDQLKLAIQRLPEKTRGIELMIFPDQDGEGTFSLRVVLEGPDSFVLNKAISDYADLISVRHTSGGLVPEVPLMDPFDVEFEVNDVLSDVIGDWLSKVWENVDNTALKLPVTIVADEEYGHDLPMQLN
- a CDS encoding DUF3137 domain-containing protein, with the protein product MLDAKELLTELRSELEEAEQKRQHHYKRVRPFRIIFNLTGIALLGAIAYAIYDSENGGEILGIGWAPFMIMLVVYGIKYDFEKGKFKYHFQQRVVSKIIPKLGPSFSYQSRGGFGGNRLIESRFFDTFKTYLSEDFVHGKVNNRTISFAETKLEYRGSGSDDKTRTIFNGIYAEIKLSSRFASSCWLMPKKKKLSKNKGVTRVTFGEKEARLLNKYRLYAEEETFAKQLFTADVLGKLMTINQDLRSKKVTSADMRFAFMGDTIRLAFNLRHKFMEPDLLKPVNTEAYLQKELALLKELARLAELV
- a CDS encoding sterol desaturase family protein, which encodes MQDLPSPMDLLLDPVSLIVLSIYAGLMMWEALWPARTLPKVRNWRLKGMISFLLFFFLSSYLPLWIDPWMSVHLLFDLSGVGMLGGAVVGILGYQLIFYVYHRCVHHFNGLWRVLHQMHHSAERIDTFGAFYFSPVEMISFTFIGSFVFAFLIGLSPQAITVVILGLNFFSIFQHANINTPVWLGYFIQRPESHSVHHGRGLHKFNYSDVPIWDILFGTFYNPRTYENENGFFEGSSTRVKDMLLFKDINRTQV